One window from the genome of Bdellovibrio sp. NC01 encodes:
- a CDS encoding glycosyltransferase gives MDTSFGLEDLFVLFTVAVIVATCIFTFDDLFIDAVAFIRKLKPKVISQAVLARMKRTQQKKIAIMIANWKEAEVLGPMIRGNIRGLDYDNYTFFLGVYPNDTATWEEASRLEKLYPHKVVVIVNSSPGPTSKGQMLNEIARQVLASEESIRNRYDLFLMQDSEDVLHKHSLTLMNYYSHEAHFIQIPVFSFDVPKTSLVGGVYIDEFSEAHTKDLLVRQDLGAAIPSAGVGTCMARELVVGMMLQQEGHFLKEDTLTEDYHLGVMAKPMGFRSQFVCTQIENEKGEREFIATREYFPAKFMASVRQKSRWTLGIAYQGTENIQWSGSLVDRYFLLRDRKGPMCSVLVVLATILFLSFVMIHALGWATPKAFSHPLIQALVAVNILGMTVRLLQRMLAVRRVNGWSQSAMVPLRWLVANLINVMASYRAYTTYKESQRTGTRPVWVKTDHTLPAHFGAPEAVDPVVVEAQSQ, from the coding sequence ATGGATACATCATTCGGTCTTGAAGATCTTTTTGTTCTGTTCACTGTCGCTGTGATTGTTGCGACGTGCATCTTTACGTTCGATGACTTGTTCATTGATGCCGTGGCATTTATTCGCAAATTAAAACCCAAAGTCATCAGTCAAGCTGTGCTCGCGCGTATGAAGCGGACACAGCAAAAGAAAATCGCCATCATGATCGCTAATTGGAAAGAGGCGGAAGTTCTAGGGCCCATGATTCGCGGAAACATTCGTGGTCTTGATTATGATAATTACACATTCTTTTTAGGAGTTTATCCAAACGACACGGCCACTTGGGAGGAAGCAAGTAGACTTGAAAAGCTTTATCCTCACAAGGTGGTCGTGATCGTAAACTCTTCGCCGGGGCCGACTTCAAAAGGTCAAATGCTAAATGAAATCGCTCGTCAGGTTTTGGCGTCGGAAGAGTCGATTCGTAATCGTTATGATTTGTTCTTGATGCAGGATTCGGAAGATGTGTTACATAAGCATTCTTTGACACTGATGAACTACTACTCTCATGAAGCTCACTTCATTCAGATTCCGGTGTTTTCGTTTGATGTGCCGAAGACGTCATTAGTAGGTGGCGTTTACATTGATGAATTCAGTGAGGCGCATACAAAAGATTTGTTAGTCAGACAAGATCTGGGCGCGGCAATTCCTTCTGCTGGCGTGGGCACGTGCATGGCGCGCGAACTTGTGGTCGGCATGATGTTGCAGCAAGAGGGGCATTTCTTAAAAGAAGATACGCTGACTGAAGACTATCACCTTGGTGTGATGGCTAAACCCATGGGCTTTCGCAGTCAGTTTGTGTGCACTCAGATTGAAAATGAAAAAGGGGAGCGCGAATTTATTGCGACTCGCGAATATTTTCCTGCGAAATTTATGGCGAGCGTTCGTCAGAAGTCGCGATGGACTCTGGGGATTGCTTATCAAGGAACTGAAAATATTCAGTGGAGTGGCAGTCTGGTTGATCGCTATTTCCTCTTGCGTGATCGCAAGGGGCCGATGTGCAGTGTTCTTGTCGTCCTTGCGACGATTTTATTTTTAAGTTTTGTGATGATCCATGCGCTGGGATGGGCAACTCCAAAAGCGTTCTCTCATCCTCTTATTCAAGCCTTGGTTGCAGTGAATATATTAGGTATGACCGTGCGTCTGTTGCAAAGAATGCTCGCGGTCAGACGCGTGAATGGTTGGTCGCAAAGTGCGATGGTGCCGCTGCGTTGGCTTGTTGCGAATTTGATTAATGTCATGGCTTCTTATCGTGCTTATACGACCTACAAAGAAAGCCAACGAACAGGTACGCGCCCGGTGTGGGTGAAAACAGATCATACTCTGCCAGCGCATTTTGGTGCGCCGGAAGCGGTTGACCCCGTCGTCGTGGAGGCACAATCCCAATGA
- the wecB gene encoding non-hydrolyzing UDP-N-acetylglucosamine 2-epimerase codes for MKTILVVFGTRPEAVKLAPFILQARRDKRFKVVVGSTGQHREMLKPLLNFFDIIPDFDLDLMKPGQSLADISIGVMKGLNDYLSNNKVDGVVVQGDTTSCFIGSLVSFYHRIPVIHIEAGLRSGDIYSPYPEEFNRKATGLIAKFHFAPTETSKANLVREHYPEECIHVTGNTGIDALFEVSSRLENSNLKKEYDHRYSFLNPRKKLNLVTVHRRESFGTPMEEVMKGLVALSEREDVELLIPLHMNPQVRASAEKVFGGAARWVDKGQDIKEGQSKIWLCEPVDYVPFVYLMNRAHMIITDSGGVQEEAPSLGKPILVAREKTERPEAIHAGTSRLIPLEEKAFYRTAVEVLDTPEIFNKMSQAKNPFGDGKACERILNILAEQL; via the coding sequence ATGAAAACTATTCTTGTTGTGTTTGGAACTCGTCCAGAAGCTGTTAAACTTGCACCCTTTATCCTACAAGCGCGCAGAGACAAGCGTTTCAAAGTCGTTGTTGGCTCGACCGGGCAACATCGTGAAATGCTTAAACCTCTTCTAAACTTTTTCGATATCATTCCCGATTTCGATCTTGATTTGATGAAGCCTGGACAAAGCTTGGCTGACATATCAATCGGCGTGATGAAGGGACTGAACGATTACCTGTCAAATAACAAAGTCGACGGAGTTGTGGTGCAAGGAGATACGACAAGTTGTTTTATTGGCAGCCTTGTTTCTTTTTATCATCGCATTCCGGTCATTCATATTGAGGCGGGCTTACGCTCTGGCGACATCTACTCCCCTTACCCTGAAGAGTTCAATCGCAAAGCAACGGGACTGATTGCAAAGTTTCACTTTGCTCCGACAGAAACGTCAAAAGCCAATCTGGTGCGCGAACATTATCCTGAAGAATGCATTCACGTGACTGGCAACACCGGCATTGATGCTTTATTTGAAGTAAGCTCTCGCTTAGAAAATTCAAACCTTAAGAAAGAGTATGATCATCGTTATTCGTTTTTAAATCCGCGCAAAAAATTAAATCTCGTCACCGTTCATCGTCGCGAATCTTTCGGCACACCGATGGAAGAAGTGATGAAAGGACTTGTCGCTTTATCAGAACGCGAAGACGTCGAACTGCTGATCCCTTTGCACATGAATCCCCAAGTGCGTGCCAGCGCTGAAAAAGTTTTCGGCGGAGCCGCTCGCTGGGTTGATAAAGGTCAGGATATTAAAGAGGGACAAAGCAAAATCTGGTTGTGTGAACCGGTCGACTATGTGCCGTTTGTATATTTGATGAATCGCGCGCATATGATCATCACAGATTCAGGCGGCGTTCAGGAAGAAGCTCCCTCACTAGGAAAGCCGATCTTAGTTGCGCGGGAAAAAACAGAAAGACCGGAAGCAATTCACGCCGGCACTTCGCGCCTGATTCCTCTTGAAGAAAAAGCCTTCTATAGAACAGCCGTGGAAGTCTTGGATACGCCCGAGATCTTTAATAAAATGTCCCAAGCGAAAAATCCATTTGGCGATGGCAAGGCGTGCGAGAGAATTCTGAATATTCTGGCAGAACAGCTTTAA